One Olsenella sp. oral taxon 807 DNA segment encodes these proteins:
- a CDS encoding YbaB/EbfC family nucleoid-associated protein produces the protein MDMQQMMRQAQKMQKQLADAQDRLADIEVSASAGGGMVKVIGTADMQITSITIDPDALDPEDIEIIQDTIVAAVNECLSSAQEAANQQLGAVTGGMNIPGLF, from the coding sequence ATGGACATGCAGCAGATGATGAGGCAGGCGCAGAAGATGCAAAAGCAGCTCGCCGACGCCCAAGATAGACTTGCGGACATCGAGGTCTCTGCCTCTGCCGGCGGTGGCATGGTCAAGGTGATCGGTACGGCCGACATGCAGATCACCTCGATCACCATCGATCCCGACGCGCTCGATCCCGAGGACATCGAGATTATTCAGGACACGATCGTCGCGGCAGTCAACGAGTGTCTCTCGAGTGCGCAGGAAGCCGCCAATCAGCAGCTCGGAGCCGTCACGGGTGGCATGAACATCCCGGGGCTGTTCTAA
- the recR gene encoding recombination mediator RecR, whose protein sequence is MQPAEPNPSDGRALQRLLDELGRLPGIGPKSAQRIAYWILESDAEAARRLSAAITRVKQEVHFCPVCFSYAVRKTCDICADSSRDRGCLCVVSEPRDVSAIERSESYHGLYHVLGGVISPMDKVGPDQLHVRELISRLADGTVREVILATNPDVEGETTAAYLARTIAPLGVRVSRLASGLPVGGDLEYADEVTLGRAIEERRII, encoded by the coding sequence ATGCAGCCTGCGGAGCCCAACCCGAGCGACGGACGTGCGCTGCAGCGTCTACTCGATGAGCTTGGCAGACTACCGGGGATCGGTCCCAAGTCTGCACAGCGCATCGCATACTGGATCCTTGAGTCTGACGCAGAGGCCGCGCGTCGTCTCTCGGCTGCCATCACACGGGTCAAGCAGGAGGTTCACTTCTGTCCGGTCTGTTTTTCGTATGCGGTGCGCAAGACCTGTGATATCTGTGCAGATTCCTCTCGCGACCGGGGTTGCCTCTGCGTCGTGTCGGAGCCGCGCGATGTCTCGGCGATTGAGCGCAGCGAAAGCTATCATGGCCTATACCATGTGCTTGGCGGCGTCATCTCGCCCATGGACAAGGTGGGGCCAGACCAGCTGCACGTGCGTGAGCTGATCTCGCGTTTGGCTGATGGTACGGTGCGGGAGGTCATCCTCGCCACCAACCCGGACGTCGAGGGAGAGACTACGGCCGCCTACCTTGCGCGCACCATAGCGCCCCTAGGCGTCAGGGTCTCGCGACTCGCGAGTGGCCTGCCCGTTGGCGGAGACCTTGAGTACGCCGATGAGGTGACG